From Microplitis mediator isolate UGA2020A chromosome 11, iyMicMedi2.1, whole genome shotgun sequence, one genomic window encodes:
- the LOC130677065 gene encoding uncharacterized protein LOC130677065 yields the protein MSITRIDSSCVISPKDWNNRGIYKYVGTVKIKPYTSTAFNCICITCSDSSKMLRALLIFAIIAIFGFVATEASCISMGRPGQWGECCRNYYVDENGFCQHV from the exons ATGAGTATAACTAGG atCGACAGTTCGTGCGTTATCAGTCCGAAGGATTGGAACAACAGaggaatatataaatacgtgGGTACCGTAAAAATTAAGCCATATACTTCAACCGCCTTCAATTGTATCTGCATTACTTG ctCAGATTCATCTAAAATGTTGAGAGCCCTTCTTATCTTCGCCATAATCGCAATATTTGGCTTTGTTGCAACAGAAGCTTCGTGCATTTCAATGGGAAGA CCTGGTCAGTGGGGGGAATGCTGTCGAAATTATTACGTGGATGAGAATGGCTTCTGTCAGCACGTGTAA